From a region of the Thermomicrobium roseum DSM 5159 genome:
- a CDS encoding MFS transporter has translation MEWREPLRLLVGNRRFAALWGSDLVATMGDRVHRVALAALVYELTGSMTVAGLAFLASGLPDLLLGPLAGVVVDRVDRRRVMIASDLARVLPVVLLPIAAEYWIGSLYLLLFMINAASILHRPAKMASIPAVVPPSQLTTANSLSSLAESLGDIGGYPLAGLVVGGLVSVMGNRHGLEAAFAVAALGYVVSALILWPLRLPPLVVGSDRSVRVVWRELVGGVRFLVDQPLVRTNTLLVALGAIAIGMAMPLLVGYAYARPERGEVTYSLLNFGIGVGSVAGALLVGTLNTRRLATLVVLGLVVMGTGLTGLGLEPPLWVGVMLTGLTGLGNLLFLVPSVTIVQRVTPANLMGRVFALRSTILFTALIAANGLGGWLGDDLGAGRAFLVVGSGLIIMTVALSLLPATRQADRLDDLMLEPSG, from the coding sequence GTGGAGTGGCGCGAGCCGCTGCGGCTGCTGGTGGGGAACCGGCGGTTCGCGGCATTATGGGGCTCCGATCTGGTCGCGACCATGGGTGACCGGGTACACCGGGTCGCTCTCGCGGCACTGGTGTACGAACTGACGGGGTCGATGACCGTCGCTGGCCTGGCGTTTTTGGCCAGCGGATTGCCGGATCTCTTGCTCGGGCCGCTCGCTGGTGTGGTGGTGGACCGGGTCGATCGGCGGCGTGTGATGATCGCTTCGGATTTGGCTCGTGTTCTGCCGGTCGTTCTTCTCCCGATCGCGGCCGAATACTGGATCGGCAGTCTCTACCTGCTCCTGTTCATGATCAATGCTGCCTCGATCCTGCACCGGCCAGCCAAGATGGCCTCCATTCCAGCGGTCGTGCCACCGAGCCAGCTCACGACGGCGAACTCTCTGTCGTCGCTTGCCGAGAGCCTCGGTGACATCGGCGGATATCCGCTGGCCGGGCTGGTCGTCGGTGGGCTCGTGTCGGTGATGGGTAATCGGCATGGCCTGGAAGCTGCTTTTGCGGTCGCTGCACTCGGCTACGTCGTCTCGGCGCTGATCCTGTGGCCCCTTCGGCTACCGCCCCTCGTGGTGGGGAGCGACCGGTCCGTTCGAGTGGTCTGGCGCGAGCTGGTCGGCGGAGTGCGGTTCTTGGTCGATCAGCCGCTCGTTCGCACCAACACGCTGCTCGTCGCACTCGGTGCGATCGCGATCGGTATGGCCATGCCGCTCTTGGTCGGCTACGCCTACGCTCGTCCGGAGCGCGGCGAGGTGACTTATAGCCTGCTCAACTTCGGGATCGGCGTGGGGAGTGTCGCGGGTGCGCTCTTGGTCGGCACGCTCAATACGCGGCGCCTCGCGACGCTCGTCGTACTCGGTCTGGTGGTCATGGGAACTGGCTTGACTGGACTGGGCCTCGAGCCACCGCTCTGGGTCGGTGTCATGCTGACTGGGCTCACTGGACTCGGGAATCTCCTGTTCCTGGTACCGAGTGTGACGATCGTGCAGCGTGTGACTCCCGCGAACCTCATGGGACGAGTTTTCGCTCTTCGGTCAACGATCCTGTTCACCGCGCTCATCGCTGCGAACGGTCTAGGTGGTTGGCTCGGTGATGACCTCGGTGCCGGGCGTGCGTTTTTGGTAGTCGGGAGCGGGCTGATCATCATGACCGTCGCGCTGTCGCTGCTTCCGGCGACCCGGCAGGCCGACCGACTCGATGATCTCATGCTCGAGCCATCCGGGTAA
- a CDS encoding DNA-3-methyladenine glycosylase: protein MDGVGTIVDTSEIQLDPARALPRDWFARPAVEVARDLLGAILVSMVGGELVAGVLVEVEAYGGPEDPASHAARYRNGPARVMWGPPGHAYVYRAYGVYPCCNIVTDPDGTAGAVLLRAAMPLAGHAIMRQRRERSRHAGYRLAEHRLASGPGALAQAFGIMLDHHGLPIDRPPFWIQSGSSPQRVASTPRIGISRGQEFLWRFVIPGHPAVSGRTPRLVTE, encoded by the coding sequence ATGGACGGTGTCGGAACCATTGTCGACACAAGCGAGATCCAATTGGATCCGGCACGAGCCTTACCGCGTGACTGGTTCGCGCGTCCGGCGGTCGAGGTCGCTCGCGATCTCCTCGGCGCAATCCTGGTGAGCATGGTCGGCGGCGAGTTGGTCGCTGGAGTGCTCGTCGAGGTCGAGGCCTATGGCGGGCCGGAGGACCCTGCTTCGCACGCGGCCCGCTACCGGAACGGACCGGCTCGGGTCATGTGGGGACCACCGGGCCATGCCTACGTCTATCGGGCCTATGGCGTTTACCCATGCTGCAACATCGTCACCGATCCGGACGGTACAGCCGGAGCTGTCTTGCTCCGTGCCGCCATGCCGCTGGCTGGCCACGCGATCATGCGGCAACGCCGGGAGCGATCGCGTCACGCCGGATACCGATTGGCTGAGCACCGGCTGGCGAGCGGGCCGGGAGCGCTCGCTCAGGCGTTCGGGATTATGCTCGATCATCACGGGTTGCCGATCGATCGACCGCCGTTCTGGATTCAGTCTGGCTCATCGCCGCAGCGTGTCGCGAGCACGCCACGCATCGGGATCTCGCGCGGTCAGGAGTTCCTGTGGCGGTTCGTGATTCCCGGACATCCGGCAGTCTCTGGGCGTACTCCGCGCCTCGTGACGGAGTAG